In one Leptidea sinapis chromosome 25, ilLepSina1.1, whole genome shotgun sequence genomic region, the following are encoded:
- the LOC126971979 gene encoding organic cation transporter protein-like: MFGVGFHSMSIIFLAPPVSFKCPNNATCCDHPVYNKTIFSRTIVTEWNLICGYSWMKEFTQIMFQLGALIGSLIFGIASDRFGRRPTMIFVVVLQLFAGITSSFLPGYWSFAISRLVLGSSVGGIIVVGYVIVLEFAGSEYRITTSALFHIPFGLGILILAVLGYFLTDYLHLQLAISLPCALLLFYVCLLPESPRWLLAVNKTMEAISLMERIAKINNQPTEGIERQVQIYRMEHLRVSDRRESAMDIIRCSYMRLNIFISSFIWFTCSCCFYGAEYYVRQISEDIHIIVVASGTACVCGCLIAIPLIKLMNRVSLILICNVISSACLLINCVIPEGVEYIVIGCIEILLSFTVFVVIYLYCAELFPTTVRSSALGISSTMISIGAIIAPYIVSLKTYGSWCVPIIFAILSLISAALCLMLPETKGRELTTTVEEEKNKYRK; this comes from the exons ATGTTCGGTGTTGGGTTTCATTCgatgtcaataatatttttggcACCGCCTGTTTCTTTCAAGTGTCCAAATAATGCGACCTGTTGTGACCATCCAGTATACAACAAAACTATATTTAGTAGAACTATAGTGACTGAATGGAATTTGATATGTGGTTATTCGTGGATGAAAGAATTTACGCAAATTATGTTTCAATTAGGGGCACTTATTGGTAGCCTCATATTCGGGATAGCGTCCGACAG ATTCGGTAGGCGACCGACAATGATATTTGTCGTTGTGCTACAATTATTCGCTGGAATTACATCGTCCTTTCTTCCTGGATACTGGAGTTTCGCTATTTCTAGATTAGTCTTGGGATCATCAGTCGGCGGCATCATCGTTGTTGGATACGTTATAGTCCTGGAGTTTGCTGGTAGTGAATACCGAATCACAACATCAGCTTTATTTCATATCCCTTTTGGATTGGGAATTCTTATTTTAGCAGTATTGGGATATTTTCTCACGGACTATTTGCATCTTCAATTAGCAATTTCATTGCCTTGTGCATTGTTATTGTTCTATGTTTGCCTATTGCCAGAATCACCAAGATGGCTGCTTGCCGTAAATAAAACAATGGAGGCTATTTCACTTATGGAACGAATCGCAAAAAT CAACAACCAGCCTACTGAAGGTATTGAAAGACAAGTACAAATCTACCGTATGGAACACTTGAGAGTCAGCGATAGGAGAGAATCTGCAATGGATATAATTCGATGTTCGTacatgagactcaacatcttcaTATCGTCGTTCATTTGGTTCACTTGCAGCTGCTGTTTCTATGGAGCTGAATATTATGTCAGGCAAATATCAGAAGACATTCATATCATAGTTGTGGCGTCTGGAACTGCATGTGTCTGTGGCTGTCTCATAGCGATACCTCTGATAAAACTTATGAATAGAGTATCTCTAATCTTAATATGTAACGTAATTTCAAGCGCTTGTTTACTGATAAACTGTGTCATTCCCGAAGGTGTTGAATATATAGTGATTGGCTGTATTGAGATATTACTAAGTTTTACTGTATTCGTTGTAATATATTTGTACTGTGCTGAATTGTTTCCCACCACTGTGCGTAGTTCGGCTCTGGGTATCTCCTCGACTATGATAAGTATCGGGGCAATTATTGCACCATATATAGTTTCCCTAAAAACTTATGGTAGTTGGTGTGTTCCGATAATTTTTGCCatattatcattaatttcaGCTGCGTTATGTCTAATGTTACCTGAGACAAAAGGCCGCGAATTAACAACGACCgttgaagaagaaaaaaataaatatagaaaataa
- the LOC126972222 gene encoding organic cation transporter-like protein, whose protein sequence is MDTKHDKEDPGKPKGPQQDLIQEAIGSFGKYQLWICGLILMSKMPVAFHQMAIIFLAPNTDYICPDTNATTCPCENPQYDTSIFDNTIIMEWNLICDDRWLYSFTQTLFQLGTLIGSVVFGMASDRFGRRNPLLAAVILQVSMGIIASYMPSYWLFTLVRFFIGASVGGTMVIGFVIVMEFVGTKYRDTLSALYQTPFNLGHMLLPLFGYYFRNYKDFQLAISIPVLLLLSYIFFIPETPRWLIAMKRTDEACKIVERVAKINNRPTDTLKEDINKYQELLERNTLKKGNILDLFKTPNLRKNILAMSFNWLSCSYCFYGVSQYIGQLSGNIFINVLASASVTLLGTLCSIPLMKVIGRRTILIVFNFVCAVCLFILALLPQGAISVVCASIGVVSSFIVFVVVYLYCTELFPTVVRNAALGFSSMMARIGSMVAPFVIALDATAVWLPPVFFAVVPLIAGFVAFLLPETKGCELMTTIEEGEKFGKKNKT, encoded by the exons ATGGATACTAAACACGACAAGGAAGACCCTG GTAAACCCAAAGGCCCTCAACAGGACTTAATACAAGAGGCTATTGGATCTTTTGGCAAATATCAGTTATGGATATGCGGTCTTATATTAATGTCAAAAATGCCTGTTGCGTTTCACCAGATGGCTATTATATTTCTGGCGCCAAACACAGACTATATTTGCCCAGATACAAATGCAACCACGTGCCCATGTGAAAATCCTCAATACGACACATCAATTTTTGACAACACTATTATAATGGAATggaatttaatttgtgacgATAGATGGCTGTATAGTTTTACACAAACACTTTTTCAATTGGGGACTTTAATTGGAAGCGTTGTGTTTGGAATGGCTTCTGATAG ATTTGGAAGGAGGAATCCTTTGCTTGCAGCAGTAATATTACAAGTATCTATGGGTATCATTGCATCATATATGCCAAGCTACTGGCTATTCACATTGGTCAGATTTTTCATTGGAGCCTCAGTCGGAGGAACTATGGTCATCGGATTTGTTATCGTGATGGAGTTCGTTGGAACCAAGTATCGGGACACACTTTCCGCTCTGTACCAGACGCCATTTAATTTGGGCCACATGCTACTGCCCCTATTTGGATATTACTTCAGGAATTATAAAGATTTTCAACTGGCAATATCGATTCCtgttttactattattatcctatatattttttataccagAGACGCCCAGATGGTTGATAGCAATGAAACGAACGGATGAAGCCTGTAAAATTGTAGAACGCGTCGCAAAAAT AAATAATCGCCCAACAGATACATTAAAAGAGGACATTAATAAATACCAGGAGTTGTTAGAGAGGAACACTCTCAAAAAAGGAAATATATTAGATCTCTTCAAAACCCCAAATTTGCGGAAAAATATTCTAGCTATGTCTTTCAACTGGCTGTCGTGCAGTTACTGCTTCTACGGAGTCTCGCAGTACATTGGACAATTAAGTggaaacatatttataaacgtCTTAGCCAGTGCTAGTGTCACACTATTGGGTACCCTGTGTTCAATACCATTGATGAAAGTGATAGGAAGAAGGAcaattttgattgtttttaacTTTGTATGCGCTGTCTGTCTTTTTATACTAGCACTCCTACCTCAAGGGGCAATTTCAGTTGTGTGTGCTAGTATCGGTGTAGTATCcagttttattgtttttgttgtagtttatttatattgtacagAACTGTTTCCCACTGTGGTGCGGAATGCTGCTCTTGGTTTTTCTTCAATGATGGCCAGGATTGGATCAATGGTTGCACCATTTGTAATAGCACTGGACGCGACAGCAGTCTGGTTGCCTCCAGTTTTTTTTGCAGTGGTACCCTTGATTGCTGGTTTCGTAGCATTTTTATTACCTGAAACTAAAGGTTGCGAATTGATGACGACTATAGAGGAAGGCGAgaaatttggtaaaaaaaataaaacatag